From one Verrucomicrobiota bacterium genomic stretch:
- a CDS encoding MoxR family ATPase yields MEPNPADHQVALEELSLEDSAKHFNETFNNLKSEVSRFIVGHQSLIEEVLIAVVCGGHVLLEGVPGLGKTALVHSIAQAMDLNFQRIQFTPDLLPADIVGTQILMEQDSGHKAFTFQPGPVFCNVLLADEINRATPKTQSALLETMQEKSVTVAGATHQLQLPFFTLATQNPIEQEGTYPLPEAQLDRFFFKLHVELPTREEFSEILDRTCGTVQPELKSIANGEDILFMGKTSRQVPIDKTVQDYLVKIVRATHPGDDNASDEVTKYVRHGASPRGAQAILSSAKVRALLEGRFHVAREDIERLAKSALRHRMILSFEGEAEGISTDKIIESVIAKVSS; encoded by the coding sequence ATGGAACCAAATCCAGCAGATCATCAAGTTGCGCTAGAGGAATTAAGTTTGGAGGATAGTGCTAAGCATTTTAATGAAACATTCAATAATCTAAAGAGCGAGGTTTCCCGCTTTATAGTAGGTCACCAGTCTCTTATCGAAGAAGTTCTTATTGCAGTCGTTTGCGGTGGACATGTTTTATTGGAAGGCGTCCCTGGGTTGGGGAAAACTGCATTGGTGCATTCTATTGCGCAGGCCATGGATCTAAATTTTCAACGTATTCAATTTACACCTGACCTCTTGCCTGCGGATATTGTCGGAACACAAATTTTAATGGAGCAGGATAGTGGACATAAGGCTTTTACATTTCAGCCTGGGCCAGTTTTTTGTAATGTTCTTTTGGCTGATGAAATTAACCGCGCAACACCTAAAACTCAATCGGCACTCTTAGAAACCATGCAGGAGAAGTCGGTTACTGTTGCGGGTGCAACTCATCAGTTGCAACTTCCATTTTTTACTTTGGCGACTCAAAACCCAATTGAACAGGAAGGTACTTATCCATTGCCTGAAGCTCAACTAGACAGGTTCTTTTTTAAGTTACATGTGGAGTTGCCAACGCGTGAGGAATTTTCGGAGATACTAGACCGAACATGTGGAACTGTTCAGCCAGAGTTAAAGTCAATCGCAAATGGTGAAGATATTCTCTTCATGGGTAAAACCTCGAGGCAAGTGCCTATTGATAAAACGGTGCAGGATTATTTAGTGAAAATTGTCCGAGCGACACACCCTGGTGATGACAATGCTTCGGATGAAGTAACTAAATACGTAAGACATGGAGCTTCACCTAGAGGGGCGCAAGCCATTCTTTCATCTGCAAAAGTTCGAGCTCTGTTGGAAGGGCGTTTTCATGTCGCTCGAGAGGATATTGAACGTCTGGCAAAATCAGCCTTAAGGCATCGTATGATTCTTTCGTTCGAAGGGGAGGCGGAAGGTATTTCTACAGATAAAATTATAGAGTCTGTCATTGCTAAGGTTTCTTCATGA
- a CDS encoding DUF58 domain-containing protein — protein MNALLTDSDFIGKLESLYLLARKVLGGSLQADRKSRKKGAGIIFADYSEYSLGDDYRAIDWRIYARFETLIIKMFELEEDAIIYLLIDCSRSMESKFFFARQLAAALGYIGLNCLDRVAVYGISEGLKNVFDPCRGRGKVFSLLKSLEKLEVYGKDTDFESSIKEFQARHSRKGVVIIISDFLYPNGFERGLKLLQWNRHEIFCLQVQDQQDYECDLKGDVELECIESSNRVKVTVSPKEAQKYKEAVNEWNQGLNRFCARGGIGLASTSPDHAFESVVEDILRRGGLVR, from the coding sequence ATGAATGCTTTGTTAACGGACTCGGATTTTATTGGTAAACTTGAATCTCTTTACCTCTTAGCTCGCAAGGTTTTAGGAGGTTCTCTTCAAGCAGATAGAAAGTCTCGCAAGAAAGGAGCGGGAATTATATTTGCTGATTACTCAGAATATTCACTAGGAGATGATTATCGGGCAATTGACTGGCGTATTTATGCAAGGTTCGAAACGTTAATCATAAAGATGTTTGAGTTGGAAGAGGATGCTATTATTTATCTTCTGATTGATTGTAGTCGTTCTATGGAGTCAAAGTTTTTCTTTGCTAGGCAGCTAGCTGCGGCTTTGGGTTATATAGGTCTGAATTGTCTAGATCGTGTGGCAGTCTATGGGATTTCTGAGGGGCTTAAAAATGTTTTTGATCCGTGTAGGGGTAGAGGCAAAGTCTTTTCTTTGTTGAAATCACTGGAAAAGCTTGAAGTTTATGGGAAGGATACGGATTTTGAGTCTTCCATTAAAGAGTTCCAGGCCAGGCATAGTAGAAAAGGGGTTGTCATTATCATTTCTGATTTTCTTTATCCTAATGGTTTTGAAAGAGGCTTGAAGCTTTTACAGTGGAATCGACATGAAATTTTTTGTCTACAAGTTCAAGATCAACAGGACTATGAATGTGATTTAAAGGGGGATGTAGAATTAGAATGTATCGAAAGTAGTAATAGAGTCAAGGTGACCGTATCTCCTAAAGAAGCGCAGAAATATAAGGAAGCTGTAAATGAGTGGAATCAGGGGCTCAACCGCTTTTGTGCCAGGGGAGGTATAGGTCTTGCGTCAACAAGCCCGGATCATGCTTTTGAAAGTGTGGTAGAAGATATTTTGAGACGTGGGGGATTAGTTCGATAG
- a CDS encoding BatA and WFA domain-containing protein has translation MNFLAPIFFWSFLALIPLVGIYFLKVKPTRKKTTALFLWQKIFFEKQTNSLFQRLRNLWSLLLMVVAFSLAIFALTRPEFSFVEKKDLIILIDESASMSTLEGTYSRLELAKREAKKIVRAVDGSQKIGIFSIASEIKHRTYLTYHTRELVEAIDLIEGTDMPLVAKSLDSLFQLKGVSEDYQVLLISDGASINEAWVKDENISLVLIGESQQNIGLIAADFRSVPGLGRRAGFYFQIASTYQEKTSVDLELKHEDTDVLIKIIPLEIRPGINEPEVYFLDNPATGKWSARLRVDDAFQKDDLVHFVLPELEPVKISVQAEDPYFYKHSVFAFSGESGLLELVNGGEDLVVSHRRSVDAEAVLFFEPLGESAWWHSLGKEIDSVSPRVVIKDHPVIEHLELTQMTFLGARELNAPDEAIVLVENEDAIPLIYEVRKGNQRAVVVNMDPSGTDFYFSAWFPILVYNSALFLAGREQDFKATYPTGTFVDLPGKESQEEFLLQLPTGEQTSLVNREYGPLKNLGYYSMKNDEGAWEFSSSLLSEEDSLLESRLLAERIDVIPRGRSIAYLLTILAIIFLVAESILYDRRLVG, from the coding sequence GTGAATTTTTTAGCCCCCATCTTTTTCTGGAGCTTCCTTGCTTTAATTCCTCTGGTGGGAATTTATTTCTTAAAGGTTAAGCCTACTCGCAAAAAGACTACGGCGCTTTTCCTATGGCAGAAAATTTTTTTTGAAAAACAGACCAATTCATTGTTTCAGAGGCTACGAAATTTGTGGTCCTTGTTACTGATGGTAGTTGCTTTTTCTTTGGCTATATTTGCTTTAACTAGACCTGAGTTCAGTTTTGTAGAAAAGAAAGATCTTATTATTCTAATAGATGAATCAGCATCGATGTCTACCTTAGAGGGAACGTATTCAAGATTAGAGTTAGCCAAGCGTGAGGCTAAGAAAATTGTGAGAGCTGTGGATGGGTCTCAAAAAATTGGCATATTTAGTATCGCTTCAGAAATAAAGCATAGAACCTACTTAACTTATCATACCAGAGAGCTGGTTGAGGCGATAGACCTAATTGAAGGAACAGATATGCCTTTGGTCGCTAAATCCCTAGACTCTTTATTCCAATTGAAAGGAGTTAGTGAGGACTATCAAGTGCTTCTTATAAGTGATGGGGCCTCAATCAATGAAGCTTGGGTAAAGGATGAGAATATTAGTTTAGTGCTTATTGGTGAGTCGCAACAGAATATCGGTCTTATAGCAGCAGATTTTCGATCTGTTCCAGGTCTTGGTAGGCGTGCAGGTTTTTACTTCCAGATTGCGTCTACTTATCAAGAGAAGACCAGCGTAGACCTTGAACTAAAGCATGAAGACACTGATGTGCTGATAAAAATAATCCCTTTGGAGATTCGACCTGGTATTAATGAGCCTGAGGTTTATTTCTTGGACAATCCCGCTACGGGAAAGTGGAGTGCTCGTTTAAGAGTGGATGATGCTTTTCAAAAGGATGATCTTGTTCACTTTGTTTTACCTGAGTTAGAGCCCGTAAAAATTTCAGTTCAAGCTGAAGACCCTTATTTTTATAAACACTCTGTATTTGCTTTTTCAGGCGAATCAGGATTGCTCGAATTAGTTAATGGAGGCGAGGATCTTGTTGTTTCTCACCGCCGTAGTGTGGATGCTGAGGCGGTGCTCTTTTTTGAGCCTCTAGGTGAATCTGCTTGGTGGCATTCCTTGGGAAAAGAAATTGATTCAGTTAGCCCACGTGTTGTCATTAAAGATCACCCTGTTATAGAGCATTTAGAATTAACACAGATGACCTTCTTAGGGGCAAGGGAATTGAATGCTCCAGACGAAGCCATAGTTTTAGTGGAAAATGAGGATGCCATTCCTCTGATTTATGAGGTGAGGAAGGGTAATCAAAGAGCAGTTGTTGTGAATATGGATCCGAGTGGAACGGATTTTTACTTTTCGGCATGGTTTCCCATTCTAGTATACAACTCTGCGCTGTTTTTAGCGGGTCGTGAGCAAGACTTTAAGGCGACATATCCTACAGGCACCTTTGTTGACTTACCTGGAAAAGAGTCGCAGGAAGAGTTTTTATTACAACTTCCAACAGGGGAACAGACATCCTTAGTCAACAGAGAATATGGTCCACTAAAAAATTTAGGGTATTATTCAATGAAAAACGATGAAGGTGCTTGGGAATTTTCCAGCTCTTTACTTTCAGAGGAAGATTCTTTATTGGAAAGCCGTCTTCTCGCAGAGAGGATTGATGTGATTCCACGTGGTCGCTCAATAGCTTATTTATTAACGATATTAGCCATTATTTTTTTAGTAGCCGAGAGTATTCTTTATGATAGAAGGCTCGTGGGTTAG
- a CDS encoding tetratricopeptide repeat protein — MTFRDNREFFRKAISCFLLIICCSISLRSQGVDPAEKTQKYYDALLKRPAAGRLYDKFYETWLDHGTVKGLENFLKQKISSSNEDLEDRKLLLAFFYLKTGEDNLALKLFEEVAKLQPDDAGTWYEKALLEAKNLDFDSAIKSLESIKQESLSDQDAIKIERLKGKLYARIGENERALELWESIAETYSNDPSVLEDLVDLQVKEGFLDQAIISVSKLIEQTSDVHQRIAKTLQKAELLNRAGEKEKSLKIYSESLKQIEIGSWLEKEICEAVEKIYRQEQDLNGLKKFYRNLLDNDKQRVSIKERYAQVLLDLNQGGKALEVVEEILEIMPGERSYREKYVEILGQMGRHRKAIEVLNGLLDSHAADGELWVRLSELQFQNGDKRSAGEALDRYLEVSDKSEYVYLRVAKLLEEFDLKSRAGEVYEKLIEVYPYSLSARGKYASYLYENGGRDEAVTIWKEMISQGGRSELISISGILSAQGEHELAYDFLKERIDEYGDDVIYLGLITQEARFLKKWDEALPWAIKKLELSRGLEEIRAALTQVSFIISRSRKIEQTIESLKSKPSLSIQERALLAEMYAQEGALEDAEEVLEDLKSKDIFISLGLMVNIYARAQNWEKAAIVTEEMIEHAKGRRSFYLEQLIGYYQKASKWEKALSWVRELKKISPNKVEPWLQEVQVLGQLDRTEKAIEILQKAVGKYQNDVSLRAKLAEVFTTSGNSQRAVEIYWELFYEAEDAEAKLQWVRQMANAVREKRGFEELIKRFESLHLRESESVLYILSLAELYKIANEPIDYRNALEKAIKLDPKNQALKLELASFLETEGLLDNALSILEEISQKDKSANIQKRLSRLYFSLGYDEKGFEVLKNIAGNDEMDEEAIELIANARVSSGDWQGAIEFLKSKLQKFPNDYRLRFMLAVAYVESLEKEKAIEQFLRLLEVKDELARVKVVETDTPGSYRYEMIRSYAKLLPEVTNHLLTSRRHSDEIFKYKANNRSTFNQPVSAQSYGLTLPVGVKMLRVYTMAHIQQLAKDMSSERRSSLVLSLGERGVERSELWVNQVLEGMQPNWQLICDIIVKNPQDRALLGLFAVYGKSSNLGNKKCYELGCQVYEVFREESIQMAFLGALNAALADSRGNKLLAEVLSSDKRINKPNLLLTVTLPTVLGALSSQNKTSYISLENRIKLKELMLNWYNNVDWEMLDFGARIMVYVAQALAHEEDYETLISFLDDEAKRFSRPNIKSNLPNYFQRIQQQKFLGKLNFPPGGTKELPEFMLILVDPPSVRTSTYLTLKLPKSKVDILKHVDKTQNPYLRILLVRLLEDDSLTKSEVDKLLLQESPSLDDYLWSAAFASYQDRHVDALNLYREAKKKPINAMTKAKVDQAIVFSLLEMDKEKVTDSDLEIGQLALQSLSRKMNTKQETDLLLKAMQSLGLKDEAQKYKSRLAISSSPLANISATSRSPARQPNSLDKVKKYLNEKKGEHAVDVAASELRSLSQKFLSNGGKTNQTAKQLQQELRKKGLVKDVLEKLKPSIELNFKQLAILGAAHELMEEDSLALDYYQKALKINPDQVIISLRVAMMSLRDNKETARGIINQFDRDSFYIVSNDLETYFNHNRKISYLSRIELIEMLTCRLQAIELLDGSWKWVRSVFNVLERSYNQDGIELPQLSTLRGMRGEFTISSKSGSESIREKAQKLSAVRLETYEKLCRVMLNNPEMSLYAFEKVCRLILASERPRNELPKMAQEALLLAKRNWVYQNYSRKRSHDALSHYTPIEYLALHAYRENNWDFLTNEVIPSLRKEELGQMADLLEAISELYQVEEYEFARVAQDFVRKSFPGNSIGMHYLDIVTDIWSERQFKMDLSDTLLVGLEQRNRYWFKVPYGVIEHCLEIYNREGREALSAMLDSIALEYMDQGKNREKFLNQYLETRGRTHGSPGHDIYLFASFIEELAGYESISLFAYHYLDSISPKLASNHKGPIINNLVRRVPKQSDEVISFLINSELLRLDLDRMRLYRIQNANKKTLVSSILGNIQRAKENEKESVIVALSEAAEKDSSFGLQFALAYLKDKSGESLLELFTLNSESLAGLPSEQKNEWILAIRDLLPKDIYDTELSEDSRDFLAWLKKQKTEG; from the coding sequence ATGACTTTTCGAGATAATCGTGAGTTTTTCAGAAAAGCGATTAGCTGCTTTCTGCTAATCATATGTTGCTCTATAAGCCTTCGTAGCCAAGGAGTTGATCCTGCTGAGAAGACTCAAAAGTACTATGATGCCTTGTTAAAGCGACCTGCAGCGGGAAGATTATATGATAAGTTTTATGAAACGTGGCTGGATCATGGAACTGTTAAAGGCTTGGAGAATTTTCTAAAGCAAAAAATCTCCTCTTCCAATGAGGACCTTGAAGATAGGAAATTATTATTAGCATTCTTCTATCTGAAAACAGGGGAAGACAATCTTGCCCTAAAGCTATTTGAGGAAGTTGCGAAACTTCAACCAGACGATGCTGGCACATGGTATGAAAAGGCCTTATTGGAAGCCAAGAACCTTGATTTTGATTCAGCTATAAAATCACTTGAGAGCATTAAGCAAGAATCACTTTCAGATCAGGATGCAATTAAAATTGAGAGACTTAAAGGTAAGCTCTATGCCCGTATAGGAGAGAATGAAAGAGCTTTAGAGTTATGGGAGAGCATTGCGGAAACGTATTCGAATGATCCAAGTGTATTAGAGGACTTAGTTGATCTGCAAGTTAAGGAGGGGTTTCTAGATCAGGCCATTATCAGTGTGAGCAAGCTGATTGAACAAACTTCTGACGTTCACCAAAGAATTGCTAAAACACTTCAAAAAGCTGAGCTTCTCAATCGGGCAGGAGAAAAAGAAAAGTCCTTAAAAATCTACAGTGAATCTCTAAAGCAGATTGAAATAGGTTCTTGGTTGGAAAAAGAAATTTGTGAGGCGGTTGAAAAAATTTACCGTCAAGAACAAGATCTGAACGGCCTTAAAAAGTTTTATAGAAATCTCTTAGATAACGATAAGCAACGAGTTTCGATTAAGGAGAGGTATGCACAGGTTCTGTTAGACCTCAACCAGGGCGGAAAAGCACTTGAAGTAGTTGAGGAAATTTTAGAAATCATGCCAGGCGAGCGTTCTTACAGGGAAAAATATGTAGAGATATTGGGACAGATGGGGCGGCACAGAAAGGCCATAGAGGTACTTAATGGGTTGTTGGACAGTCATGCTGCTGACGGTGAGCTATGGGTGAGGCTATCTGAGTTACAGTTCCAAAACGGCGATAAGAGGAGTGCGGGAGAGGCTTTAGACAGGTACTTAGAGGTCAGTGACAAATCAGAATATGTTTACTTACGAGTTGCCAAATTACTGGAAGAGTTTGATCTCAAAAGTAGGGCTGGGGAAGTCTATGAAAAACTCATTGAAGTATACCCCTATAGCCTTAGTGCTAGAGGGAAGTATGCATCTTATCTATATGAAAATGGCGGTAGAGATGAGGCAGTTACAATTTGGAAAGAAATGATTAGTCAAGGAGGGCGGTCAGAGCTAATTAGCATATCTGGTATTTTATCTGCCCAAGGAGAGCATGAGCTCGCTTACGATTTTTTAAAAGAACGAATTGATGAATATGGGGATGATGTAATTTATTTAGGACTTATTACTCAGGAAGCCCGTTTTCTTAAGAAATGGGATGAAGCTTTACCCTGGGCAATAAAGAAGCTGGAGTTATCACGAGGTCTAGAAGAGATAAGGGCAGCTTTGACACAAGTATCATTTATCATTAGTCGCTCAAGAAAAATCGAACAGACGATTGAAAGTCTTAAAAGCAAACCTTCTCTTAGCATTCAGGAAAGAGCTCTCTTGGCGGAAATGTATGCTCAAGAAGGAGCACTAGAGGATGCTGAAGAGGTGCTAGAGGATTTAAAAAGCAAGGATATTTTCATATCTCTTGGGCTTATGGTTAATATATATGCACGCGCTCAAAATTGGGAGAAAGCTGCTATAGTAACAGAAGAAATGATCGAGCATGCCAAAGGTAGAAGATCTTTCTATTTAGAACAGTTAATAGGTTATTATCAGAAAGCCAGCAAATGGGAAAAAGCCTTAAGTTGGGTAAGAGAGCTTAAAAAGATATCTCCAAATAAGGTAGAACCATGGTTGCAAGAAGTCCAAGTATTAGGGCAACTTGATCGAACTGAAAAGGCCATTGAAATCCTTCAGAAGGCGGTAGGAAAATACCAAAATGACGTTTCTTTAAGAGCTAAGCTTGCAGAAGTTTTTACGACTTCGGGAAATAGTCAACGAGCAGTAGAAATTTACTGGGAATTATTCTACGAGGCAGAGGATGCTGAGGCTAAACTTCAGTGGGTTCGTCAGATGGCTAATGCTGTTAGAGAAAAGAGGGGCTTCGAAGAACTTATAAAGAGGTTTGAGAGTTTGCATCTTAGAGAATCTGAATCAGTGCTTTATATTCTGTCGCTTGCTGAGCTTTATAAAATCGCCAATGAACCTATAGATTACAGAAATGCGTTAGAGAAGGCCATTAAGTTAGACCCAAAAAACCAAGCGTTAAAACTTGAATTAGCTTCATTTTTAGAGACAGAGGGGTTATTAGATAATGCGCTGTCGATCCTAGAAGAAATTTCTCAGAAGGATAAAAGCGCTAATATTCAAAAAAGACTCTCGAGATTATATTTTTCTTTAGGTTATGATGAAAAAGGCTTTGAAGTCTTAAAAAACATAGCAGGGAATGACGAGATGGACGAAGAGGCCATTGAGTTAATTGCAAATGCCAGAGTGAGTTCCGGTGATTGGCAAGGTGCTATCGAGTTTCTTAAGTCAAAACTGCAAAAATTTCCCAATGACTACCGATTACGTTTTATGCTGGCGGTAGCTTATGTAGAGAGCTTAGAAAAAGAAAAAGCAATTGAGCAGTTTCTGAGACTTCTAGAAGTGAAGGATGAGCTAGCTAGAGTAAAAGTAGTAGAAACGGATACTCCTGGTTCATACCGTTACGAAATGATAAGGAGTTACGCAAAATTGCTGCCTGAAGTAACAAATCACCTTTTAACAAGCCGTCGTCATTCGGATGAGATATTTAAATATAAAGCAAATAATCGCTCTACTTTCAATCAGCCTGTAAGTGCTCAGAGCTATGGCTTGACCCTTCCTGTAGGTGTGAAGATGTTGAGAGTCTATACGATGGCTCATATACAGCAGCTTGCTAAGGATATGAGTTCAGAGAGAAGGAGCTCTCTGGTTTTAAGCTTAGGTGAACGTGGCGTGGAAAGAAGCGAACTTTGGGTTAATCAAGTCCTAGAGGGAATGCAGCCTAACTGGCAACTTATATGTGATATTATAGTAAAAAATCCTCAAGATAGGGCACTATTAGGTCTTTTTGCGGTTTATGGGAAAAGCTCAAATCTCGGGAACAAAAAGTGTTACGAACTTGGTTGCCAGGTATATGAAGTGTTTAGAGAGGAAAGTATACAGATGGCTTTTCTTGGTGCTCTTAATGCAGCTCTAGCTGATTCAAGAGGGAACAAATTATTAGCTGAAGTTCTCAGCTCTGATAAAAGAATAAATAAACCAAATCTTTTGTTAACAGTTACATTGCCGACAGTGTTGGGGGCATTAAGTTCGCAAAATAAGACCTCTTACATAAGCCTAGAAAATAGAATCAAATTAAAAGAACTCATGTTGAATTGGTATAACAATGTAGATTGGGAGATGTTAGATTTCGGTGCAAGGATTATGGTCTATGTAGCTCAAGCTCTGGCACACGAAGAGGATTATGAAACTTTAATCTCCTTTCTGGATGATGAAGCTAAAAGGTTTAGTCGCCCAAATATTAAAAGCAACCTGCCCAATTATTTTCAGAGAATTCAGCAGCAAAAATTTCTTGGTAAACTAAACTTTCCTCCTGGTGGTACAAAGGAATTACCAGAATTTATGTTGATATTAGTTGATCCTCCTTCGGTAAGGACAAGCACCTATCTTACTCTAAAGCTACCAAAATCAAAGGTAGATATTCTCAAGCACGTGGATAAAACGCAGAACCCCTATCTAAGAATCCTTCTCGTGAGGCTTTTAGAAGATGACTCTCTAACTAAATCAGAAGTTGATAAACTTTTACTTCAAGAGAGTCCTAGTTTAGATGATTACCTATGGTCAGCAGCTTTTGCTTCTTACCAGGATAGGCATGTAGATGCGCTAAATTTATATAGGGAGGCTAAGAAAAAGCCTATCAATGCCATGACTAAAGCTAAAGTTGATCAGGCAATTGTATTTAGTTTATTAGAAATGGATAAAGAAAAAGTTACTGATAGTGATTTAGAGATAGGCCAACTCGCATTGCAAAGCCTATCTCGCAAAATGAATACCAAACAGGAGACTGATTTATTACTTAAAGCTATGCAATCACTTGGGCTTAAAGATGAAGCTCAAAAGTACAAGAGCCGCTTGGCTATTTCTAGCTCACCGCTCGCTAATATTTCTGCAACTAGCCGTTCGCCTGCTCGCCAGCCTAATAGTCTTGATAAAGTAAAAAAGTATCTCAATGAAAAGAAGGGCGAACATGCTGTTGATGTTGCAGCATCCGAACTCAGAAGTTTATCACAAAAATTTCTATCTAACGGGGGTAAAACAAATCAAACAGCCAAGCAATTGCAGCAAGAGCTTCGTAAAAAAGGGTTAGTTAAAGATGTGTTAGAAAAGCTTAAGCCCAGTATTGAACTCAATTTTAAACAATTGGCAATTTTGGGGGCAGCCCATGAACTAATGGAGGAGGATTCATTGGCCCTTGATTATTACCAGAAAGCCTTAAAAATAAATCCCGATCAAGTCATTATCTCACTTCGTGTAGCCATGATGAGTTTAAGGGATAATAAAGAAACTGCCCGTGGCATCATTAATCAATTTGATCGTGACAGTTTTTATATAGTATCAAACGATTTGGAAACCTACTTTAATCATAATCGTAAAATAAGTTATCTCTCTAGAATAGAGCTTATCGAAATGTTAACGTGCCGTTTGCAAGCTATAGAGCTGCTGGACGGATCATGGAAATGGGTTCGATCCGTTTTTAATGTTTTGGAACGCAGTTATAATCAGGATGGCATAGAATTGCCGCAGCTTAGCACCCTCAGAGGTATGCGGGGAGAGTTTACGATTTCCTCTAAAAGCGGATCAGAGAGCATAAGAGAAAAGGCACAAAAACTTTCAGCCGTAAGGTTGGAAACTTATGAAAAACTCTGCCGGGTCATGCTAAATAACCCTGAAATGTCGCTCTATGCTTTTGAAAAAGTTTGCCGGCTAATATTAGCATCAGAGCGCCCAAGAAATGAATTGCCGAAAATGGCTCAAGAAGCATTGCTATTAGCTAAGAGAAATTGGGTATACCAAAATTACAGCCGCAAGCGATCTCACGATGCTTTATCCCATTATACACCAATAGAATATCTGGCTCTTCATGCATATAGAGAAAATAATTGGGATTTTCTCACAAATGAAGTAATTCCAAGTCTTAGAAAAGAAGAGCTGGGTCAGATGGCCGATTTACTGGAAGCCATTTCTGAATTATACCAAGTTGAAGAATATGAATTTGCTCGGGTGGCCCAGGATTTTGTCCGTAAAAGTTTCCCTGGGAATAGTATAGGTATGCATTATCTAGATATTGTTACGGATATATGGTCTGAGCGTCAGTTTAAGATGGATTTATCCGATACTTTGTTAGTAGGTTTGGAGCAGAGAAATCGGTATTGGTTTAAGGTTCCCTATGGAGTAATTGAGCATTGCTTGGAAATATACAACAGGGAAGGTCGAGAAGCTCTTTCAGCTATGCTAGATAGTATTGCTTTAGAGTATATGGACCAAGGTAAGAATAGAGAAAAATTCTTAAATCAGTATTTAGAAACACGTGGACGCACTCATGGCTCTCCAGGACACGATATTTATTTATTTGCTTCATTCATTGAAGAACTGGCTGGATATGAGTCAATCTCTTTATTTGCTTATCACTACTTAGATTCGATTTCACCAAAGTTAGCGTCAAATCATAAAGGTCCCATTATTAATAATTTGGTAAGAAGAGTCCCAAAACAATCAGATGAGGTTATTTCTTTTTTGATAAATTCAGAACTACTTAGACTTGATCTGGATAGAATGCGTCTCTATCGCATTCAAAATGCTAATAAAAAGACATTAGTATCATCTATTTTGGGTAATATTCAAAGGGCTAAAGAAAATGAAAAGGAGAGTGTGATCGTTGCACTGTCAGAGGCGGCTGAAAAAGATTCTTCATTTGGGCTCCAGTTCGCACTCGCCTATCTTAAAGATAAATCAGGGGAAAGTCTTCTTGAGCTTTTTACCTTGAACTCAGAATCACTGGCTGGATTGCCTTCAGAGCAAAAGAACGAGTGGATCTTGGCAATACGTGACTTACTCCCTAAAGATATTTATGATACTGAACTGTCTGAAGATAGCAGAGATTTTCTTGCTTGGTTGAAAAAGCAAAAGACCGAGGGCTGA